The segment CACCATAAGGCTAAATGGCCGATGTGTCCAACAAAGactttgttgttatttgttatttttcctcAGTAAAAGAGGCTTGCCTAATTCTCACATTTTCTAGTGAAGCCAGCTTGTAGATTCACAGTATGATGGCCTGTTAGAGAACTGTGTTGCACTATTGTGCAAATACAGCAGAAATTTTATCACCATAAGACCGAATACACACCTCAtagggaaaaaagaagaagaagaagaagaaaaagtaaaaCTACATTTAAGTTTTTTGGCTGATCTAAAAATGAACATCTGTGACACCACCACCCTGAGTCCCTCAGttgtacattttaaaaggaACTATAAAGTTACAATCATGGCTAGACTCTCTTTACATCACACCCAGTTCTTGATAAGGGTTTAGAAATGCTTGACTGAAATAGGTGAGGTCATTTATTATCACAGGCCCTCCTACTCTCGGTACACTGCTGACAAAAGCATGCACATATCTCTGACTCCAGCATTTTCAAGGAAGACTCTGTTTTGTGAGGGACTAACttataaaacaacacatcattCAAGATAACATGGAGATAATGCACCTCTGTCTTCTTGTTATGACAGTAAGTACTTGTCCCAGATATGACTTGGTGTTTACTCCTAAATCATCAACTTCTCTTtagataaaaacataaataataatattaattcaGTGAGCTATGTTAAGTATGTTTTCTATCAAATGAAAAACTATGTCTAATCTATAATTGCAGTGTTTGGGAGTCCATGGGTCATCTTCAGAAGTTCTGCAGCGTAACAAAAGAAACTGGATCATAGATTCCTTCGAGATTGATGAAGGAAACGTTGAAAAGTTTCCATATTCATTGGGTCTCGTGAGTAAAAGAGTAAAGATGCATTCATGTGAATAGTGCATAAATGTTCTAACATTTGCTATTGTTGTATATTGTGCTTAATACAGATTAAAGTTGAGAAGAACCTCACTCAGTACAAAATACGTGGTCCCGGTGTCGATGAGGAGCCAAAGGGAATATTACAAATTAATGAAGACACAGGAGAGATTACTGTCTGCAAGCCTGTGGACTATGAGGAATACCAAAGTTTTACAGTAAGAAGGAATTTTATGATGAatgtaaataaaagactgttatAATGAGCTCCTGGACAGTGTTAACCATATGTTAATGTGTCGGTCTTCCACTACAGTTGACATTTCTGGCAGTGAATAAAGAAAATAACATGGTAATAGATACACAACTGGGCATCGAGATAACCATTAAAGACGCAAACGACAACCCTCCAATTTTTGACCAGATCACATACAAAGTGTCCATCAAAGAGTCAACACAGCAAGGTAACTTTATCACTGTGAGAATGGGGATATAATGATTTTATCAccataaaatgaaacaaacgTCTCTTCTGTTAATGCCAACAGGCACGGACGTGATTACTGTGAAAGCAACAGATGCTGACAGCAGTGAGGCGTTTAAGAACATCAGCTTTTCAATAGTTTCAGTTGAACCTAGACCAGAGCAACTGGAGTTCTTCTTGCAAAGATCTAGCCAAAACACTGCCACCATTTCATTTAAAGGATGTCTAGACCATGAGGTGAGAAAcatctaaataaaaactgaatttcATTCTGTTTTGCAGTTCAGTTGGTAGATACATTTGATAAATTTGGTATGTATTTATTAACAAATTGTCTTTTTCAATCCACCAGAAAGCAGAGCGATACTCCCTCAAACTGCAGGCCAGAGACCATGGACCAAAACCACTTTCTGGCAACTGCACTGTCATAATAGACATAGAGGATGGAAATAACCACCTTCCTGTgatcaaacaacaaaaagtaaGCAATTACTTATTCTTAAATGACCTTTAGAAATCcatgacagctgctggagtctgttttcattgtttttctctACTTTAGGGTCCAGCAAGAGttaaagagggagagaaaggtgTTCTTGTTACACGTCTACAAGTTACAGATGAAGACACCAAAGGTACAGAAGCCTGGAGAGCAAAGTATAAAATCCAAGGAGACACAAGCAACAAGTTCAAAATCACCACTGATCCTGAGACAAACGAGGGACTACTGTGTGTAGAAGAGGTATTTTACTGTTGTTTGAACTTCATAGAAAATCCAGTGTCACCCAGTTTTCATTACGCCTGCTCTGATCTAGTTCTGTCTTTTCCTTTAATTGCCTTCATTTTTTTACAGCCTCTAAACTTTGAACAGGGTCCTGTGCTGAACATCACTATCACAGTAGAGAATGACATCCCCTATTATTCATGTAAAGTGGAGAAACGCACCTACACTGGTCTTTGGGAAGTCATTATTGTTACTGGTGCTGCTGGAAGTGGCACCATGGTTGGTGGTTCATCTGGATTCATAGTTGATGCCACTGGGAAACAAGGTTCATCCACCCATCAAGTGACAGTGACTGTGGTGGATGTTAATGAACCTCCAGACTTCAAAGAGAAGAACAAAACTGCTCAGTTGCTTGAAAATAAAAAGCCAGGCCAACATCTGGCTACATTTACAGCTACAGACCCTGACATCACCAGTGCAAACACATTCAAGTAAGTCACAGGATGCTTTCAGACCAGAACAATGTTTTCATTGCTGTGAAGTTATGCATTTTACTACATTGATGTGTTTCAGATACATAAAAGGAGAGGATCCAGCTGACTGGGTTACAGTGGACGCAGAGACTGGAAGAGTGACCACATCAAAGATCATTGACCACGAGTCACCTCATGTTAAAGACAGTGTTTATGTTGTCACAGTGTATGCTGTTGACGATGGTATGACCCAGAGAATATTTACATACTGCTTTATACTACACAATTTCTCATTAGTGAACATGTGCAATACATATGTTTGATTATCAGGTAAGCCTCCAGCAACAGGCACTGCAACTCTCAGCATCCATATTACTGATGAGAACGACCACGCTCCAACCCTGGCTGTCAGCACAATCGACATGTGTCAGTCCGAAGAACCCTCTATGGCCAACGTCACAGTTTTGGACCTGGATAAAGAGCCATATGGGGGACCTTTCAACTTCAAACTCCATGGAGAAGTTGAGGGCAAGTGGAGAGTTGACCCTGAACAAGGTGAGCTCCAGCTCAGACAACTTGTTTGGGGTTGATACATAGCTAAAGTCATATTAGTGATGGTGCACTTCATGCAGAGTGCTTGAAGAAATATTTACAGTATGACTGAATATGCTTTCATTTTGGATGTACAGGGTATACATTCTACCTGGTGAAAGAGAAAACAGTTCATTCTGGACACCATGAATTGGCTGTAGAAGTGTCTGATCGTCAAGGGAATGCAGCTGTCCACAATCTGATGGTTACTGTTTGTAACTGCCCAGACAATGTGCCAAGCATGCCAAGCTGCCAAAGACAAAGAGCAACTGGCTCCACACTAGGAGCAGGAACACTGATGGTCATTTTTTTCACCCTGCTACTATTTTTAGGTAGGATGGTAGTTTTttcagtttgattgctgcaaggcaatcaaaactcttgttcttctcttcttcctttcttcttctttgttattATTCCGTACATTTATTGgcgcagcatatcttcagcatacataaatttttctgcttattttggccataactttgtcaatatgtggacatattgaatcatttttgctcaacaagcttaattttacatacattttgttaatatgatttgaaaatttttcataggtcaacagtacactgtgggcaaattttaccccttatgtgttgttcgggacaaaaacgtcccctaactttaatggttttaaaaatatatcagataaatatttttttgaaatttttttcatataccgtttaattaacttcagttctaatcaacagtagtgaaaaaatcattttcccccaggattttaaccctttaatcaccaattttataaggggtggtgctgaaaattggaaaaaaaacacacaaaatggctcatttttaatagaaaaggtgaatgtggactggatttttttaacctttattacagtcttggtcatgtcaaacatcagtaaaaaattgattttattgcattattagtttttgcacagcactggattttcattttttctcccattttgtcccatagacttacattataaccacttttttgactgcacagccatggcactacataatcatgcattcttgattgttggtggtttaccctgttggtaggagttaaaatttgtgatttttacagttaacaacttaatgaccatattatggtaccaacagggtaaaccctTAGCAAAGGGTTAATAACCACTGCTTTTAACAACAGAATTTGGGGCTTTTTAATTAGCccattcagtgtttgtgttttccaaTGTCTTGCATACTATATCACTTAATGTGATatgtgaatagtcattggagtgagagctcctATCATTAATACAagtctttgatcaaagctaaccTTTTTGGGTGTATGGTCTTTATATT is part of the Parambassis ranga chromosome 7, fParRan2.1, whole genome shotgun sequence genome and harbors:
- the LOC114438407 gene encoding B-cadherin-like isoform X3 codes for the protein MEIMHLCLLVMTCLGVHGSSSEVLQRNKRNWIIDSFEIDEGNVEKFPYSLGLIKVEKNLTQYKIRGPGVDEEPKGILQINEDTGEITVCKPVDYEEYQSFTLTFLAVNKENNMVIDTQLGIEITIKDANDNPPIFDQITYKVSIKESTQQGTDVITVKATDADSSEAFKNISFSIVSVEPRPEQLEFFLQRSSQNTATISFKGCLDHEKAERYSLKLQARDHGPKPLSGNCTVIIDIEDGNNHLPVIKQQKGPARVKEGEKGVLVTRLQVTDEDTKGTEAWRAKYKIQGDTSNKFKITTDPETNEGLLCVEEPLNFEQGPVLNITITVENDIPYYSCKVEKRTYTGLWEVIIVTGAAGSGTMVGGSSGFIVDATGKQGSSTHQVTVTVVDVNEPPDFKEKNKTAQLLENKKPGQHLATFTATDPDITSANTFKYIKGEDPADWVTVDAETGRVTTSKIIDHESPHVKDSVYVVTVYAVDDGKPPATGTATLSIHITDENDHAPTLAVSTIDMCQSEEPSMANVTVLDLDKEPYGGPFNFKLHGEVEGKWRVDPEQGYTFYLVKEKTVHSGHHELAVEVSDRQGNAAVHNLMVTVCNCPDNVPSMPSCQRQRATGSTLGAGTLMVIFFTLLLFLGMLPLCFFCMCKPERITITFDPVESLMMSNSEIPGNDCMIIPLPLNGSGNGEQTETKTFTATDQQAYECRQNLKWLLTGSENEDFQSIHAPLMELRHHKRHWGSQPRRRYDSSVSMRNAAADGNAAYMSRSASSTIGKRHFSKHWLQQLDVMTGMLYKLQEPSQELYDYEPHVYAEEGAEDCTYELDAISIPDVSFDPDMDLDVRFSTLASVCMPSDSTAYSTTTSYSSFDWTVTKSNQTTATMEIKSIKF
- the LOC114438407 gene encoding cadherin-like protein 26 isoform X4, translating into MEIMHLCLLVMTCLGVHGSSSEVLQRNKRNWIIDSFEIDEGNVEKFPYSLGLIKVEKNLTQYKIRGPGVDEEPKGILQINEDTGEITVCKPVDYEEYQSFTLTFLAVNKENNMVIDTQLGIEITIKDANDNPPIFDQITYKVSIKESTQQGTDVITVKATDADSSEAFKNISFSIVSVEPRPEQLEFFLQRSSQNTATISFKGCLDHEKAERYSLKLQARDHGPKPLSGNCTVIIDIEDGNNHLPVIKQQKGPARVKEGEKGVLVTRLQVTDEDTKGTEAWRAKYKIQGDTSNKFKITTDPETNEGLLCVEEPLNFEQGPVLNITITVENDIPYYSCKVEKRTYTGLWEVIIVTGAAGSGTMVGGSSGFIVDATGKQGSSTHQVTVTVVDVNEPPDFKEKNKTAQLLENKKPGQHLATFTATDPDITSANTFKYIKGEDPADWVTVDAETGRVTTSKIIDHESPHVKDSVYVVTVYAVDDGKPPATGTATLSIHITDENDHAPTLAVSTIDMCQSEEPSMANVTVLDLDKEPYGGPFNFKLHGEVEGKWRVDPEQGYTFYLVKEKTVHSGHHELAVEVSDRQGNAAVHNLMVTVCNCPDNVPSMPSCQRQRATGSTLGAGTLMVIFFTLLLFLGMLPLCFFCMCKPERITITFDPVESLMMSNSEIPGNDCMIIPLPLNGSGNGEQTETKTFTATDQQAYECRQNLKWLLTGSENEDFQSIHAPLMELRHHKRHWGSQPRRRYDSSVSMRNAAADGNAAYMSRSASSTIGKRHFSKHWLQQLDTDIINCY
- the LOC114438407 gene encoding B-cadherin-like isoform X2 yields the protein MEIMHLCLLVMTCLGVHGSSSEVLQRNKRNWIIDSFEIDEGNVEKFPYSLGLIKVEKNLTQYKIRGPGVDEEPKGILQINEDTGEITVCKPVDYEEYQSFTLTFLAVNKENNMVIDTQLGIEITIKDANDNPPIFDQITYKVSIKESTQQGTDVITVKATDADSSEAFKNISFSIVSVEPRPEQLEFFLQRSSQNTATISFKGCLDHEKAERYSLKLQARDHGPKPLSGNCTVIIDIEDGNNHLPVIKQQKGPARVKEGEKGVLVTRLQVTDEDTKGTEAWRAKYKIQGDTSNKFKITTDPETNEGLLCVEEPLNFEQGPVLNITITVENDIPYYSCKVEKRTYTGLWEVIIVTGAAGSGTMVGGSSGFIVDATGKQGSSTHQVTVTVVDVNEPPDFKEKNKTAQLLENKKPGQHLATFTATDPDITSANTFKYIKGEDPADWVTVDAETGRVTTSKIIDHESPHVKDSVYVVTVYAVDDGKPPATGTATLSIHITDENDHAPTLAVSTIDMCQSEEPSMANVTVLDLDKEPYGGPFNFKLHGEVEGKWRVDPEQGYTFYLVKEKTVHSGHHELAVEVSDRQGNAAVHNLMVTVCNCPDNVPSMPSCQRQRATGSTLGAGTLMVIFFTLLLFLGMLPLCFFCMCKPERITITFDPVESLMMSNSEIPGNDCMIIPLPLNGSGNGEQTETKTFTATDQQLLTGSENEDFQSIHAPLMELRHHKRHWGSQPRRRYDSSVSMRNAAADGNAAYMSRSASSTIGKRHFSKHWLQQLDTLDEDRHYKLLLEVMTGMLYKLQEPSQELYDYEPHVYAEEGAEDCTYELDAISIPDVSFDPDMDLDVRFSTLASVCMPSDSTAYSTTTSYSSFDWTVTKSNQTTATMEIKSIKF
- the LOC114438407 gene encoding B-cadherin-like isoform X1, producing the protein MEIMHLCLLVMTCLGVHGSSSEVLQRNKRNWIIDSFEIDEGNVEKFPYSLGLIKVEKNLTQYKIRGPGVDEEPKGILQINEDTGEITVCKPVDYEEYQSFTLTFLAVNKENNMVIDTQLGIEITIKDANDNPPIFDQITYKVSIKESTQQGTDVITVKATDADSSEAFKNISFSIVSVEPRPEQLEFFLQRSSQNTATISFKGCLDHEKAERYSLKLQARDHGPKPLSGNCTVIIDIEDGNNHLPVIKQQKGPARVKEGEKGVLVTRLQVTDEDTKGTEAWRAKYKIQGDTSNKFKITTDPETNEGLLCVEEPLNFEQGPVLNITITVENDIPYYSCKVEKRTYTGLWEVIIVTGAAGSGTMVGGSSGFIVDATGKQGSSTHQVTVTVVDVNEPPDFKEKNKTAQLLENKKPGQHLATFTATDPDITSANTFKYIKGEDPADWVTVDAETGRVTTSKIIDHESPHVKDSVYVVTVYAVDDGKPPATGTATLSIHITDENDHAPTLAVSTIDMCQSEEPSMANVTVLDLDKEPYGGPFNFKLHGEVEGKWRVDPEQGYTFYLVKEKTVHSGHHELAVEVSDRQGNAAVHNLMVTVCNCPDNVPSMPSCQRQRATGSTLGAGTLMVIFFTLLLFLGMLPLCFFCMCKPERITITFDPVESLMMSNSEIPGNDCMIIPLPLNGSGNGEQTETKTFTATDQQAYECRQNLKWLLTGSENEDFQSIHAPLMELRHHKRHWGSQPRRRYDSSVSMRNAAADGNAAYMSRSASSTIGKRHFSKHWLQQLDTLDEDRHYKLLLEVMTGMLYKLQEPSQELYDYEPHVYAEEGAEDCTYELDAISIPDVSFDPDMDLDVRFSTLASVCMPSDSTAYSTTTSYSSFDWTVTKSNQTTATMEIKSIKF